One genomic segment of uncultured Desulfobacter sp. includes these proteins:
- the eno gene encoding phosphopyruvate hydratase, producing MTELIDVRAREIIDSRGNPTVEVDVTLACGAQGRAAVPSGASTGTREALELRDKAENRFMGKGVLNAVANVNEVLAPEIIGYDAMDQAGLDRTMIDIDGTENKSRLGANAILGVSMAAARAAAAANGIPLYRHIGGINARVMPVPMMNIINGGAHAANNLDIQEFMILPFGAANVSEAVRMGAETFHNLKKILKGKGLATGVGDEGGFAPDLQSNEEAIENIITAIEAAGYRPGKDIGIGLDAAASEFYKDGKYIFASENRELSPTELIDYYESLIDKYPLVSIEDGLAEGDWDNWELMTQRLGNRIQIVGDDIFVTNPDIFKQGIARGVGNSILIKLNQIGTVTETLDTIQMAKDSGYTTVVSHRSGETEDSFIADLAVGVNSGQIKTGSMSRSDRVAKYNQLIRIEEELAECSVFPEDLFV from the coding sequence ATGACGGAACTGATTGATGTCCGGGCAAGGGAAATTATTGATTCCAGGGGAAATCCTACGGTTGAAGTGGATGTGACCCTGGCCTGCGGCGCACAGGGGCGGGCCGCTGTTCCTTCTGGTGCCTCAACCGGTACAAGGGAGGCACTTGAGCTTCGTGACAAGGCCGAAAATCGTTTTATGGGTAAAGGTGTGCTCAATGCCGTGGCCAATGTCAATGAAGTGCTGGCACCGGAGATAATCGGCTATGATGCCATGGATCAGGCCGGACTGGACCGGACCATGATTGACATTGACGGAACTGAAAATAAATCACGGCTGGGTGCCAACGCTATTCTGGGCGTTTCCATGGCCGCCGCAAGGGCTGCCGCCGCAGCCAACGGAATTCCATTGTACCGCCATATCGGCGGCATCAATGCGCGGGTCATGCCTGTTCCCATGATGAATATTATCAATGGCGGTGCCCATGCTGCTAACAACCTGGATATCCAGGAGTTTATGATTCTTCCCTTTGGAGCAGCCAATGTATCCGAAGCTGTCCGCATGGGCGCGGAAACTTTTCATAACCTGAAAAAGATACTTAAAGGCAAGGGGCTTGCCACGGGCGTAGGTGACGAAGGCGGATTCGCTCCGGATCTTCAGTCCAATGAAGAGGCCATTGAAAATATTATTACCGCCATTGAAGCGGCCGGTTATCGTCCGGGCAAGGACATCGGCATCGGCCTGGATGCCGCCGCCAGCGAGTTCTACAAAGACGGCAAGTATATATTTGCCTCTGAAAACAGAGAATTGTCTCCTACTGAACTCATTGACTACTATGAAAGTCTGATTGACAAATATCCGTTGGTTTCCATTGAAGACGGTCTGGCAGAAGGGGACTGGGATAACTGGGAACTCATGACCCAGCGTTTGGGCAACCGTATTCAGATTGTGGGTGATGATATCTTTGTTACAAACCCGGATATTTTCAAACAAGGCATTGCAAGGGGTGTGGGTAACTCCATTCTGATTAAGCTTAACCAGATCGGCACCGTGACGGAAACCCTTGATACCATCCAGATGGCTAAGGATTCGGGGTATACCACCGTGGTGTCCCACAGATCCGGTGAAACCGAAGACAGTTTTATTGCCGACCTTGCTGTGGGCGTGAATTCCGGACAGATAAAAACCGGCTCCATGTCCAGAAGTGACCGTGTTGCAAAATACAATCAACTGATTCGCATTGAAGAAGAACTGGCTGAGTGTTCTGTCTTTCCGGAAGATCTGTTTGTTTAA
- a CDS encoding CTP synthase, whose translation MAEITKYIFVTGGVLSSLGKGLASAAIGMLLESRGLTVTIQKLDPYINVDPGTMNPFQHGEVFVTDDGAETDLDLGHYERFTNAKLGKNNNFTTGKIYDQVITKERRGEYLGGTVQVIPHITDEIKRAISLVSHNTDVVIVEIGGTIGDIESLPFLEAIRQFKADAGANNVIYIHLTLVPYIKTACEVKTKPTQHSVKELRSIGIQPDILLCRTESLLTQDIKNKIALFCNVGPDAVFTAKDVDCIYDVPIVYNEEGLGDMILKKLSMWARAPRIDGWREMVERLKNPRHNVTIAIVGKYVDLTESYKSLNEALTHGGISNDTKVNLQFVDSSNLTKKNVADVLSKVDGVLVPGGFGTRGIEGKILAAGFARENKVPFFGICLGMQMAVVEIARNLAGLEDANSEEFDIDTPYPVIYLMKEWVDEQTGKVEKRDESSDKGGTMRLGAYPCLLVENTFAMNAYKTENISERHRHRFEFNNEYKDKLVEAGLVISGTSPDHDLVEIVELKDHPWFLGCQFHPEFKSKPMAPHPLFKAFIKAALKNKK comes from the coding sequence ATGGCTGAGATAACTAAATATATTTTTGTAACAGGCGGGGTGTTATCATCATTGGGCAAGGGACTGGCGTCGGCGGCCATTGGTATGCTTCTGGAAAGCCGGGGGTTGACCGTGACCATCCAGAAACTGGATCCTTACATAAATGTTGACCCTGGAACCATGAACCCCTTCCAGCACGGTGAAGTGTTTGTCACCGATGACGGTGCGGAAACCGATCTTGACCTGGGGCATTATGAACGGTTCACCAATGCCAAACTTGGCAAGAACAATAATTTTACCACAGGAAAGATTTATGACCAGGTGATTACCAAGGAACGGCGGGGCGAATACCTTGGCGGGACTGTCCAAGTGATTCCCCATATTACTGACGAAATTAAACGGGCCATCTCCCTGGTCTCCCATAACACCGATGTGGTGATTGTTGAAATCGGCGGTACCATCGGGGACATTGAATCCCTTCCTTTTCTTGAGGCCATCCGTCAGTTCAAAGCCGATGCCGGTGCTAACAACGTGATTTACATCCATCTGACCCTGGTGCCCTATATCAAAACCGCCTGCGAGGTCAAAACCAAACCCACCCAGCACAGTGTCAAGGAACTTCGAAGCATCGGTATCCAGCCGGATATCCTTTTGTGCCGTACGGAGAGCCTTTTGACCCAGGACATTAAAAACAAAATTGCCCTGTTCTGCAATGTCGGACCTGATGCCGTATTCACCGCCAAGGATGTGGATTGTATTTATGATGTGCCCATCGTCTACAACGAAGAAGGCTTAGGGGACATGATTCTTAAAAAACTGAGCATGTGGGCCCGGGCCCCGCGCATTGACGGCTGGCGGGAAATGGTGGAGCGCCTGAAAAATCCAAGGCATAATGTCACCATCGCCATTGTGGGCAAATATGTGGATTTGACCGAGAGCTATAAAAGCCTGAACGAGGCACTGACCCATGGCGGTATCTCCAATGACACCAAGGTAAATCTACAATTTGTGGATTCCTCCAACCTGACAAAGAAGAATGTGGCTGACGTGCTGTCCAAGGTCGATGGTGTTCTGGTTCCGGGCGGGTTCGGGACCCGGGGGATTGAAGGAAAGATTCTTGCGGCCGGGTTTGCCCGTGAAAACAAAGTGCCCTTTTTCGGTATCTGCCTGGGCATGCAGATGGCCGTGGTTGAGATTGCACGCAATCTTGCCGGTCTGGAAGACGCCAACAGCGAGGAATTTGATATCGACACGCCCTATCCGGTGATCTACCTGATGAAAGAGTGGGTGGACGAGCAGACCGGCAAGGTGGAGAAACGGGATGAATCCTCGGATAAAGGCGGTACCATGCGCTTAGGTGCCTATCCCTGTCTTCTGGTTGAAAATACCTTTGCCATGAATGCTTACAAGACTGAAAATATTTCCGAACGGCATCGCCACCGTTTTGAATTCAATAATGAATACAAGGATAAACTGGTGGAAGCAGGGCTTGTTATTTCAGGGACATCCCCGGACCATGATTTGGTGGAAATTGTGGAACTTAAAGATCACCCGTGGTTTCTGGGCTGCCAGTTTCATCCGGAATTCAAGTCCAAACCCATGGCCCCCCATCCACTTTTCAAAGCCTTTATCAAGGCTGCCCTGAAAAACAAAAAATGA
- a CDS encoding alpha/beta fold hydrolase: MIEEFITITGAADICLEGYLNRQKTGKAVVLAHPHPLYGGNMDVPVICRMAECFQSAGIATLRFNFRGTGGSSGKFDEGLGEQDDVRSALDFLSDQGYDQFFLAGYSFGSWVNAHVVSAGVDLCDHIMVSPPAALLSFDQVEQLPNTGLIITGENDDLAPVSLVHDLLSKWEITPRVEVLSSVDHFYSGALDKLGDVLSDYLQS, translated from the coding sequence ATGATTGAAGAATTCATCACCATAACCGGCGCCGCCGATATCTGTCTTGAGGGGTATTTAAACCGTCAAAAGACAGGGAAAGCTGTGGTGCTGGCTCATCCCCATCCCCTTTACGGCGGAAACATGGATGTACCTGTGATATGCCGAATGGCCGAGTGCTTTCAATCTGCCGGGATTGCTACCCTGCGTTTTAACTTCAGGGGTACCGGGGGCAGTTCCGGGAAATTTGACGAAGGCTTGGGCGAGCAGGATGATGTCAGAAGCGCTTTAGATTTTTTATCCGACCAAGGGTATGATCAGTTTTTTCTTGCCGGATATTCCTTTGGTTCATGGGTAAACGCCCATGTCGTCAGTGCCGGTGTTGATCTCTGTGATCATATTATGGTATCGCCGCCGGCAGCGTTGTTAAGTTTTGATCAGGTGGAACAGTTGCCCAATACGGGACTTATTATCACTGGTGAAAATGATGATCTGGCTCCTGTTTCTCTGGTTCACGACCTTTTGTCTAAATGGGAAATTACCCCCCGTGTAGAGGTGCTTTCCAGTGTAGATCACTTTTATAGCGGTGCCCTGGACAAGTTGGGAGACGTTCTTTCAGACTATTTGCAGTCTTAA
- a CDS encoding Lrp/AsnC family transcriptional regulator yields MDRIDKKILKILQENCKITNAKLSRMVGISAPATFERVKRLETAGVISHFTAVVDPEKVGFSIMVIVSITLSLSKLSSVPLIKEKFSELEEVVECYQIAGAHDFILKVIAKDIKAYAEFMNEKLTRIKGIQSIQSSFVIDSFKDKKIFVLEAGSDS; encoded by the coding sequence TTGGACCGGATTGATAAAAAAATACTAAAGATTCTCCAGGAAAACTGCAAAATTACCAATGCCAAGCTCTCCCGGATGGTGGGGATTTCAGCCCCTGCTACGTTCGAACGGGTAAAGCGCCTTGAAACAGCGGGCGTGATTTCCCATTTTACGGCGGTGGTGGATCCGGAAAAGGTCGGATTTTCCATCATGGTTATTGTCAGCATTACACTGAGCTTGAGCAAGCTGTCTTCGGTGCCTTTGATCAAAGAAAAGTTTTCGGAGCTTGAAGAGGTTGTGGAATGCTACCAGATTGCCGGTGCCCATGATTTCATTCTCAAGGTTATTGCAAAGGACATAAAGGCCTATGCTGAATTCATGAACGAAAAATTGACCCGGATAAAGGGCATCCAAAGCATCCAGTCCTCATTTGTTATCGACAGCTTCAAAGATAAAAAAATTTTTGTTCTGGAAGCCGGGAGTGACAGCTAA
- a CDS encoding hydantoinase B/oxoprolinase family protein, translating to MSDPAKFRFSVDRGGTFTDIYAEVPGEPGFRVIKLLSEDPRNYPDAPREGIRRILEEVTGKPVPKEQFEAGRIEWIRMGTTVATNALLERKGAPSALVVTRGFGDILQIGNQDRPRIFDLEIKKPELLYQEVIEADERLRILRGNEDVSAVEGKIVKGITGDRLAVIRPLDIAAIRSDLQAVYDQGIRSLAVVLMHAYAWPEHELTIGRLAQEIGFTQISLSSKVMPRVKLVARGDTTMVDAYLNPHIRTYLDSFKHGFKDGLAHTGLLFMQSDGGLAGADGFTGSRAILSGPAGGVVGYAMTTFDSEKKQPVIGFDMGGTSTDVSRFGGEYELVFETQTAGVRIQAPQLHIKTVAAGGGSRLFFDNGMFNVGPESAGAHPGPVCYRKDGYLTVTDANLVLGRIQPKYFPHIFGSSEDQPLDVEAARKALAGLTEEINAYCAAAGLPSMTMEEAALGFIRVANEVMVRPIREISVMRGFDIKAHVLATFGGAGPQHACAIARSLGISKIFIHRFSGIMSAYGMGMADVVTERQQPSSAVLCPQTLKDIEIIFERLEEEACQKLQNQGFSPKAVDTTRFLNLRYHGTDTGIMISRPAHNDYAAAFRAVYRREFGFDLSGRQILIDDIRIRARGKTAGLRRISVPKAQGEPPVLDTAQCYFEDGRQKALIYDLEKLAAGHCITGPAILIHQTSTILIEPDCTASINRNGDVEITVGSAMRDQIGTKLDPVQLSIFSNLFMSIAEQMGRMLQKTAISTNIKERLDFSCALFGPNGELVANAPHLPVHLGSMSDAVKAQIRLQGSGLTPGDVLVSNHPAAGGSHLPDITVITPVFKDDQVIFWVAARGHHADIGGITPGSMPPNSRSLEEEGARITSFKLVENGIFQEEGISKLLLAPGKLTPAPGHPAISGTRLLADNISDLKAQIAANQKGIELVLEMVDHYGLDVVQAYMKHVQDAAEEAVRQRLRVLSESKGMAERDTIRAKDYLDDGSPIALALTINRKDGSALFDFQGTGSQIWGNCNAPKAVTKSAILYCLRCLIEKDLPLNHGCLIPITVNIPKGSLLDPSSEAAVVGGNVLTSQRITDVVLKAFGVAAASQGCMNNFTFGNDRFGYYETIAGGAGAGPTWHGQTGVHTHMTNTRITDPEILERRYPIILREFSIRRGSGGRGRFNGGDGLVREVEFLEPLNVAILSERRVFAPYGLEGGESGQKGVNLFIRKDGTSIYMGAKNEIMAQPGERFRIMSPGGGGFGTPTGNEKTN from the coding sequence ATGTCAGACCCCGCCAAATTCCGTTTTTCCGTCGATCGCGGCGGCACCTTCACGGATATCTATGCCGAGGTGCCCGGAGAGCCCGGATTCCGGGTCATCAAGCTGTTGTCCGAAGATCCCCGGAACTATCCTGACGCGCCCCGTGAGGGAATCCGACGCATCCTGGAAGAGGTGACGGGAAAGCCCGTGCCCAAAGAACAGTTCGAAGCTGGCCGGATTGAGTGGATTCGCATGGGCACCACCGTAGCCACAAACGCCCTGTTGGAACGAAAAGGCGCACCCAGCGCCCTGGTGGTGACCCGGGGATTTGGTGATATTCTTCAAATCGGAAACCAGGATCGTCCCCGGATTTTTGACCTGGAGATCAAAAAACCCGAGCTTCTTTACCAAGAGGTCATTGAAGCGGACGAGCGGCTAAGGATCTTGCGAGGGAATGAGGATGTTTCGGCAGTGGAAGGAAAGATCGTGAAGGGGATTACCGGTGACCGTCTGGCAGTGATCCGTCCCCTGGATATAGCGGCCATAAGATCCGATCTCCAGGCCGTCTATGATCAGGGCATCCGCAGCCTTGCCGTGGTGCTCATGCACGCCTATGCCTGGCCGGAGCATGAACTGACGATTGGCCGGTTGGCACAGGAGATAGGATTTACCCAGATCTCTCTCTCCTCAAAAGTCATGCCACGGGTGAAGCTGGTGGCCAGGGGCGACACCACCATGGTGGACGCCTACCTTAACCCGCATATTCGCACCTACCTTGACAGCTTTAAACACGGGTTCAAGGACGGACTGGCCCATACCGGCCTTCTTTTCATGCAGTCCGACGGTGGACTGGCCGGTGCCGACGGGTTTACCGGCAGCCGCGCCATCCTGTCCGGGCCGGCCGGCGGGGTGGTGGGATATGCCATGACCACCTTTGATTCCGAAAAAAAACAACCCGTCATCGGATTCGACATGGGCGGCACGTCCACCGATGTCTCCCGGTTCGGGGGGGAATACGAACTGGTCTTTGAGACCCAAACCGCCGGTGTGCGCATCCAGGCCCCCCAGCTTCATATCAAGACCGTAGCCGCTGGCGGAGGCAGCCGCCTTTTCTTTGATAACGGCATGTTTAACGTAGGTCCCGAATCTGCCGGGGCCCACCCGGGGCCGGTCTGCTACCGGAAAGACGGATACCTGACGGTCACGGACGCCAATCTGGTGCTTGGACGTATTCAACCCAAATATTTTCCCCATATTTTCGGGTCCTCAGAAGATCAGCCCCTGGACGTGGAAGCGGCCCGCAAGGCCCTGGCCGGCCTGACAGAGGAAATCAACGCTTACTGCGCCGCTGCCGGGTTACCGTCCATGACAATGGAGGAGGCTGCTCTTGGTTTCATCCGGGTGGCCAACGAGGTGATGGTCAGACCCATCCGTGAAATTTCGGTGATGCGGGGGTTTGATATCAAGGCGCACGTGCTGGCCACCTTCGGGGGCGCCGGCCCTCAGCATGCCTGTGCCATTGCCCGGTCCCTGGGGATATCCAAAATTTTCATCCATCGGTTTTCCGGCATTATGTCCGCCTACGGCATGGGCATGGCCGATGTGGTCACGGAACGGCAGCAACCCTCCTCCGCCGTCTTATGCCCACAAACATTGAAAGACATTGAAATAATTTTTGAACGACTGGAAGAAGAGGCATGCCAGAAACTGCAGAATCAGGGATTCTCCCCAAAGGCCGTTGACACCACCCGGTTTCTTAACCTGCGGTATCACGGAACAGATACGGGCATCATGATATCCCGGCCTGCCCACAATGATTATGCTGCGGCTTTCAGGGCCGTCTACCGCAGGGAGTTCGGATTCGATCTTTCTGGAAGGCAAATCCTCATCGACGATATCCGGATTCGAGCCCGGGGCAAAACTGCGGGATTGCGCCGGATCAGTGTTCCAAAGGCTCAGGGGGAACCGCCGGTGCTGGATACGGCCCAATGCTATTTTGAAGACGGCCGGCAGAAAGCCTTGATTTACGATCTGGAAAAACTTGCCGCCGGCCATTGCATTACCGGCCCTGCCATTCTGATTCACCAGACCTCCACCATTCTAATCGAACCCGACTGCACCGCATCCATTAACCGGAACGGCGATGTGGAGATCACAGTAGGCTCGGCCATGCGGGATCAAATCGGCACAAAGCTTGACCCGGTCCAGCTTTCTATTTTCAGCAATCTTTTCATGTCCATTGCCGAGCAGATGGGCCGGATGCTCCAAAAGACCGCCATCTCCACCAATATCAAGGAGCGCCTTGATTTTTCCTGCGCCTTGTTCGGGCCTAATGGTGAGCTGGTGGCCAACGCCCCCCATCTGCCGGTCCACCTGGGAAGCATGAGCGACGCGGTAAAAGCGCAAATCAGGCTACAGGGAAGCGGGCTTACGCCCGGAGATGTGCTGGTTTCCAACCATCCGGCTGCAGGGGGCAGCCATCTACCCGACATTACGGTCATCACCCCAGTGTTCAAAGACGACCAGGTAATTTTCTGGGTGGCGGCCCGGGGTCACCACGCCGACATCGGCGGCATCACCCCCGGCTCTATGCCCCCCAATTCCCGCAGCCTTGAAGAAGAAGGTGCCCGCATTACCTCATTCAAGCTGGTGGAAAACGGCATTTTTCAGGAGGAAGGCATTTCAAAACTGCTGCTTGCCCCGGGAAAACTGACCCCGGCACCGGGGCACCCGGCCATCTCAGGCACCCGCCTTTTGGCAGACAACATCTCCGACCTCAAGGCCCAGATTGCCGCCAACCAGAAAGGGATCGAACTGGTGCTGGAGATGGTGGATCACTACGGCCTCGACGTGGTACAGGCCTATATGAAACATGTTCAGGATGCGGCTGAAGAGGCCGTTCGACAGAGGCTCAGAGTACTTTCCGAATCCAAGGGGATGGCCGAACGGGACACGATTCGCGCCAAGGACTATCTGGATGACGGCAGTCCCATTGCCCTGGCCCTCACCATTAACCGGAAGGACGGCAGCGCCCTCTTTGATTTTCAAGGCACCGGCTCTCAAATCTGGGGAAACTGCAATGCCCCCAAGGCCGTTACCAAATCGGCCATCCTTTACTGCCTGAGGTGCCTTATTGAAAAAGACCTGCCCCTAAACCACGGCTGCCTTATCCCCATTACCGTTAATATCCCCAAGGGATCTCTGCTTGACCCCTCTTCCGAAGCGGCGGTGGTGGGCGGCAACGTGCTGACCTCCCAGCGAATCACCGACGTGGTCCTCAAGGCGTTTGGCGTGGCCGCCGCCTCCCAGGGCTGCATGAACAACTTTACCTTTGGCAATGACCGGTTCGGTTATTACGAAACCATCGCAGGCGGGGCCGGGGCCGGCCCGACCTGGCACGGCCAGACCGGGGTCCATACCCACATGACCAACACCCGCATCACCGATCCGGAGATCCTGGAGCGGCGGTATCCCATAATTCTCAGGGAGTTTTCCATCCGCCGGGGGTCCGGCGGCCGGGGACGGTTCAACGGTGGGGATGGTTTAGTGCGTGAGGTGGAATTTTTAGAGCCTCTTAATGTAGCCATCCTTTCCGAACGCCGGGTATTTGCCCCCTACGGGCTTGAAGGCGGAGAATCCGGCCAAAAGGGCGTCAACCTTTTCATCAGAAAAGACGGCACTTCAATTTATATGGGCGCTAAAAACGAAATCATGGCTCAACCCGGCGAGCGTTTCCGTATCATGAGCCCCGGTGGGGGGGGATTCGGCACACCAACAGGGAATGAAAAAACAAATTAG
- the tsaA gene encoding tRNA (N6-threonylcarbamoyladenosine(37)-N6)-methyltransferase TrmO — translation MTNDTNISFTPIGFVKTNATKLPRHWSVSQEKGILEIHPEFASALRDIETGQKIVVLFHFHKSPAFNSGYLFQTPPHRASSRGVFSICSPIRPNAIGMSVVEVTNKDQERIEVKHIDMIDGTPILDIKPLVTGQHDCPSAQ, via the coding sequence ATGACAAACGATACAAATATTTCTTTTACGCCCATTGGTTTTGTGAAAACCAATGCAACAAAATTACCCAGACACTGGTCCGTGTCACAGGAAAAAGGCATATTGGAGATCCATCCTGAATTTGCTTCTGCGCTTCGTGATATTGAAACCGGACAAAAAATTGTGGTGCTTTTCCATTTTCATAAAAGCCCAGCATTCAATTCAGGATACCTGTTCCAGACCCCGCCCCACCGGGCGTCTTCCAGGGGCGTGTTCAGCATTTGCTCACCCATCCGGCCCAATGCCATTGGCATGAGTGTCGTTGAGGTGACCAATAAAGACCAAGAACGCATTGAGGTCAAACACATCGACATGATTGACGGAACACCGATTCTAGATATCAAGCCCCTGGTCACGGGACAGCATGATTGTCCCAGCGCTCAGTAA
- a CDS encoding transposase has translation MSLAQNASKNIVDRLTWHTANRDQTGIAKDLAEGKDIPEVYGLGEAGLFDEFFYFLDHFEFTNLLMELEPKSKQRNSPVPFMRIIFIYMMRIVAGLHFFWHTDSVILRSQALMRLVGFNGREIKEGTCNRGKKKSSCDEKAPIPIRGPVSCDFIKNTMASIVAPTLEKMFNRGISILAAHKFFPKKIHALLDASEIESTEKCNGCGKVTKEKPPELKLRKKRIRKVLETVFGFKIWVVWDPNSRLPLAMRFATIEVHDITFAQEVVQQAIDNLGEHAKITSLAIDRGFTDGIFLWWLNSKTITFFIPAKSSLNVYDDALSLIGTGHSEIKDEIRTVGAGKNKTTVTDHWDVEGLEGLTSAEFYGPQGSGSHQNSKGFVANPINAVVVKDDPFKANNPGSKTLIILTNGPVDKPLVVYDAYDARSEIENALFREAKQAWFIERPPINTKSGFIVHVYLTIFVMALTTAFRDWIDQQDKLEKKGQDTGIRKFRQKVKEENGNKLIIFDKDRYAIFDAYEVFILCGRNVLRPTGTPETITPQDILTKYGVQLE, from the coding sequence ATGAGTTTAGCCCAAAATGCATCAAAAAATATAGTAGACCGCTTGACCTGGCATACAGCAAACAGGGACCAAACAGGCATCGCCAAAGATCTTGCCGAAGGTAAAGATATCCCTGAAGTATATGGCCTTGGGGAAGCTGGATTATTCGATGAGTTTTTTTACTTTCTTGATCATTTCGAATTTACCAACCTGCTCATGGAACTTGAACCAAAATCAAAACAAAGAAACAGTCCGGTCCCATTCATGCGTATCATTTTTATTTATATGATGCGTATTGTGGCTGGCCTTCATTTTTTTTGGCACACAGACTCTGTTATTCTTCGAAGTCAGGCCTTAATGCGTCTTGTCGGCTTTAACGGCAGGGAGATAAAAGAAGGGACTTGCAATAGGGGTAAGAAAAAATCCTCTTGCGATGAAAAAGCGCCCATTCCAATCCGAGGACCGGTATCTTGTGATTTCATAAAAAATACAATGGCATCAATTGTTGCACCAACCCTGGAAAAAATGTTTAACAGGGGAATATCGATTTTAGCGGCACATAAGTTTTTTCCAAAAAAAATTCATGCTCTGCTTGATGCTTCCGAGATTGAATCAACAGAAAAATGTAACGGCTGTGGTAAAGTAACCAAAGAAAAACCGCCCGAACTCAAACTTCGTAAAAAGCGCATTCGAAAAGTTCTGGAAACTGTTTTTGGATTTAAAATATGGGTGGTTTGGGATCCAAACAGCCGCCTTCCTTTAGCCATGCGTTTTGCTACAATTGAGGTTCATGACATAACTTTTGCTCAGGAAGTGGTTCAGCAGGCAATTGACAATCTGGGGGAACATGCCAAAATCACTTCCCTTGCCATTGACCGTGGGTTCACGGACGGCATTTTTTTATGGTGGCTCAACAGTAAAACCATCACCTTTTTTATTCCTGCTAAATCCAGTTTGAATGTTTATGACGATGCCCTGTCTTTAATTGGTACAGGCCATTCGGAAATTAAAGACGAAATACGCACTGTGGGTGCCGGTAAAAACAAGACAACGGTTACAGATCATTGGGATGTTGAAGGTCTGGAAGGGTTAACGTCAGCAGAATTCTACGGACCACAGGGCAGCGGCAGCCATCAAAACTCCAAAGGCTTTGTCGCCAATCCCATCAATGCTGTTGTGGTTAAGGATGATCCTTTTAAGGCTAATAATCCCGGTTCCAAAACCCTGATTATTCTTACAAATGGACCTGTTGACAAGCCCTTGGTGGTTTATGACGCATACGACGCCCGCAGTGAAATTGAAAACGCCTTATTTAGAGAGGCCAAGCAGGCCTGGTTCATAGAAAGGCCACCTATAAATACGAAATCCGGTTTTATCGTTCATGTGTATCTCACCATTTTTGTCATGGCACTGACAACGGCTTTCAGGGATTGGATAGACCAACAGGATAAATTGGAGAAAAAAGGTCAAGACACCGGAATCAGGAAGTTCAGACAAAAAGTTAAAGAAGAAAATGGAAACAAGCTGATTATATTTGATAAGGATCGGTATGCAATATTTGATGCGTATGAAGTTTTCATTCTATGTGGCAGGAATGTACTCCGGCCAACCGGCACACCAGAAACGATCACCCCTCAAGACATATTAACAAAATATGGTGTACAACTGGAATAA